The following is a genomic window from Hymenobacter gelipurpurascens.
GTAGCCCAGCTGTATCGTTTTAAATCTTACCGCACTTCCCGGGATTTGTGGCTAGGGCTTAATGCCGTGATATATGGGCTTCAGATCCTGGATGCTGTCACGATTGCGCACCTTCATGATTTTGACATTAGCGAGAATTTGTCATTTCAATGGCAACCAACTGCGCTGCCAATAGCCTCTTCCGGTTGGGCACCTGGCCTACGAATAGCACTAACTGTTCGCTCTTCTAAGCGCTCATTTTAACCCTTGCCTCGCATGCACCTCAAAGCTAAGTCCCCAGTGCTGCTCGTTTGGCTGGTTACATTCATGCTGATTCTTAACAGCCTGACGGCCCACGCCCAAACCGTAACTGCTGGCCCCGACTCGGCGCGGGTAGCTACCAAAACCGCCGCCGTCAACGACTCGCTGCGTCGTACTGAAAAGCTGCTGGGCTGGCGCGTAACACGCCCCCAGAAAGCTGCGTTGCTAGCGCTGGTATTGCCGGGCTCAGGCCAGATCTACAACCATCAGTATTGGAAGCTGCCGCTAGTATATGGTGGCCTAGGAGGTGTTGGCTACGGGCTGTTCTTTTACCAGTCGCGCTACAAAGAGTATGTAAAAGGCAAGAACGATTTTGTGGATGCTCAGAATGCTGGCTCTCCCATCACTGTTGATCAGCTCTCCGGGTCTGAGGT
Proteins encoded in this region:
- a CDS encoding DUF5683 domain-containing protein; amino-acid sequence: MHLKAKSPVLLVWLVTFMLILNSLTAHAQTVTAGPDSARVATKTAAVNDSLRRTEKLLGWRVTRPQKAALLALVLPGSGQIYNHQYWKLPLVYGGLGGVGYGLFFYQSRYKEYVKGKNDFVDAQNAGSPITVDQLSGSEVKKERSIANVQRGIIFYRRNRDTFIAYTALVYGVTILDALVAAHLRDFDISEDLSMRMDPVLLPSSLRQPATGLAVTFTLK